The DNA segment TATTGCCTTGCTTCTAGTTTCTCGTAACAAGCGTTGGGTACCGTCTGTAGAATCTTCCACTCGCCGAACTCTAGCCCACTGCTTAATATCTTTTACACGAGCATAAAATACAAAGAAAGGAGTAGTATTCTTATCTATGCGTTGCCTTACAAAACAACCAAAGTAAATTTTATCTTCCACAAAAACCTCCTCATTATGTCTAGTTAAAAACTTATTCTGGAGTATGTTCATCGCAATAGGCTTCAGTGTTAAGAAAGTGCCAGCTGTCATCTGGGTTGATGCGACCAAAATTTAATGTACCCACAATTGAAGCTGGCTCTCCACATACTGTGCAACTATAATCACTTTTTGCCCATACCGCTATTCTATACTCTTTTTTCATTTCCTTAGAAAAGTTTTCATCACTCTTATCACTTACCAAGCATATTTGTTCATAGTGAAAGTCACTTGCATCAATATAGTGCTGTTTTTTATCGTTGCAAATAGAACAAGATATTTTGAGGTTGAAATCTTCAGTAGCACCACCCATCGTTCTTGGCCATATATGTTCAATCTCTGATTCCTGTTCATTTAAATACTTCCCACAAATATAACAACGCAGTTCATTTTTAGCCTGATATTCTTTGAGCAGGCGTTTCTTACGAGGTGGTTTTACTTTTCTGCCTTTTGACTGAAGACAAGCCTGTAATAAAGCTAAAAGTTTTTCTGTTTTGTCTTTTGGAATACAGGTTGCTTCTGTAATGAAACGTCTAAGCTCTTCTACAAATTTTTGTGCTGGGAACTCGTCTGATTCATACTTCCTTTTTAAATACTCAGCAGTATTTATAAATCTCCTTAGCATATAATTTATACTACTTTCATAAACTATTTTAGAAAATTCACCATTAGCTATTAAAGCACTGTCAATTTCTGAAATAAAAAATTTTACTTCATTAAAATCTGTATTGTTATAATTATGAGGATAAAGCTCTTTTAAAAAGTTGCGTAGTTCCTGTCCTGGATTAGTACCATTCATTGATTAACATAAAAGACTTCATGTTTAATTTTAGTTGATTGGAGTGTATCTGAGATCCAAGTCTTACCCGGAACTACTCCACACTCAGAAACACCCCATTGACTCGGCGTGTTAAAGGACTGGTGGAAGCCCTACTGCTTTCGGTTCAACAAACTTACCATCAAAGCCCATCGTTTGTTTTTCAATAGTTCTTGCATCAGCCAGAGCCTTGCGAAGTTCCGCACGTTCCATCTGATCCTGAATTCCACCCAAGATGTAAACCACTAACCTCGCCGCCAAATCCCTTCCAGAAACCTGCACCCTCTTTTTATTTGGGTCATACAAAACCCCATACCACATAGATTGCGGGTACTCCATACCACTAAATCCGCCTTCCAGGTCGAACTTTCGCAGCTTCTTAAAAATGTCTTCCAGCGATAAACCTTTCCTAAATACCAAGATTCCCAAAGCTTGAACTAAAGCCACTTGACCAACAGGACGGAAAAGCATATTTCCCTCACCGCCATCCTTCTCAAAGCTGAAGCGTCGTAATTCCGGCGTATCCATTTCTTCGAGTATCTGATAACTTGGAAGGTTTGCCAAATTATCGAAAAGCTTCTGAAAATCCTCTATTCCCTCCTTCAGTTCCTCATCCTCCGGCCGCATGGCAATTAGACCTTTTTCCAAGGGTTTCCAGTGAGGGAACTTTTGCCCCAAATATCGCTCAGACATCTCTTTGAGAGCTTGCAACGTCGTCAAAACCGTTGACTTCGCTGCAACAGTCGCACTATTCCAATTAACGCGGGGCTTGCGATCTGAGTGCTGTTGCAAAAGCGGATGGGTGACAGCGATTTTTCTAGCAACAATCGAAAAACCATCATCCTCATTCAGCTGTGCTAACTGTCCTTTGCTCAAAGGTGTAGCCATCAGGTTGACATGAACAAAGAGCGATCTCACACGTCGCCTTGCTTGTTCGCGGGTTTCCCCAGCAGCGATCGCACAGATGAACTCAATACCAATTTTTTCCTTGGGTAAGCTTTGCAGATAAGCAGGTTCGACTTGATACTTTTCTATCAAGTCAGCAAGCGTAATGAAAGTGTCGTAAGGAGTTTTATCCTTTTTGTACCGTTGGAGTTTACCAGTTCTAATCAACTCCATCAAACCCTGCACCCCCATCAGTCGATGTTGACCATCCAGTGCATAAACGGTTACATCCGCCTCAGAAAGGTTGAGCAAACCGACTTTACCATCTTTATCCAGTGGCGTGAATTCGGTAGTAGATTTTGTGGCTCGTCTCTGGCTATCCCACTCAGCAGCTTTGGGATCATCCACCCAAGGTTGGTTAATAACTACGAGAACTGGCGGAAACTTGTGATTTTTCCGAGCCGCCAAATACTGCACTAGGGGTGCTTGACGCGACCAATCAAGCGGACGCTGCTGAATTTCATCAATGCTATCCGCGTCAATCTCGATGTTACCCGTCTCTGGATTGTATTTTTTCTGAAGCAGGGGTAAGCAAGAGGCGAAGTTAACCCGATTTGCAAACCATTCCAGGGTGACAGAGCCTACATAAGCCTCAATACCACCCATCTCAGTTTTCTGAACGAAAATCTGATCGTTCCTCCCAAGATAGTTCTCCAGCAGTACAGCGAGTATCTGTTGATCCTTCATTTCTCCCTCCTGGTATTCGCTAGGGACATCAGCGGTCGGGTCAAATGCACTGTCATTCATAGTGATTGGCTTTCAGAGTATGGGGTAGTACAGCTTAATTTTCTAAAAAAGTCCGTGCTAAGATATAGGTTTTTAAAAACCTTTAAGCTTTAAAATACAGAAGTTACCCTTGCAGTAGATATTGTTGGGTGAAGAATACTCATGTTTTGGTAGGTAGGGAGAAATGGCTACAACGCAACAGCAAGAAAATAAAAATCAGCCAGCGCGTACTGTGGCAGAATTAGTGGATGATATCCAAGCTCTCACCACTGAAATCCAAGAGTTATACTGCTTAGACGAAATACCTTGGTGTGTCGGCTATAGTGGCGGGAAAGATTCTAGTGCAACCTTACAGTTGATCTGGAATGCGATCGCTTCCCTCCCGCCCGAAAAGCGGACTAAGACGATATATGTTATCACAACAGACACGCTAGTAGAGAACCCAATAGTTGCTGCCTGGGTACGCAATTCCCTTAAACAGATGAAGTCTGAGGCTGAAGCGCAAGAACTCCCATTTGAACCCCATCTGCTACAGCCAGAATTCAAAGAGACATTTTGGGTAGGTTTGATTGGTAAAGGATATCCAGCGCCGCGAGGAAAATTTCGCTGGTGTACAGAACGCCTCAAAATTAATCCCTCTAACCGCTTTATTCGTGATGTTATTCGCTCCAGCGGTGAAGCCATTCTTGTCTTGGGAACTCGCAAAGCTGAAAGCACAAAACGTGCTTTCAGAATGAAAAAAATGGAAGCTCAACGGGTACGCGATCGCCTCAGCCCTAACATGAACTTGCCCAACTCCCTGGTTTATAGCCCTATTGAAGACTGGGAAAACGACGAAGTTTGGATTTATCTAATGCAGTGGGAAAACCCTTGGGGATACAGTAACAAAGACTTATTCGCCCTGTATCGGGGTGCTTCTGCGGATAATGAATGCCCTTTAGTTGTTGATACATCTACTCCTAGTTGTGGTAGCTCTCGTTTTGGTTGCTGGGTTTGCACAATGGTTAGTCAGGATAAATCACTGACAGCAATGATTCAGAATGACGAACAGAAAGAGTGGATGCAACCTCTACTTGATTTCCGTATGGAATTAGATGCTGAAGAAAACCGTGAGCGACGAGATTTTCGGCGGAGAACTGGTGAAGTGCAACTGTATGAGCGCAACTTAGAGGGTGAGATATCTGTTGAGCCTATTCCTGGCCCCTATCTTAAAGAAGCGCGGGAGGATTGGCTTAGAAAACTCCTTACTGTTCAAACACAAATCCAGCGCACAGCACCAGAAAATATGCGTGACATTACGCTAATTACAATAGAAGAAATGAGCGAAATTCGTCGCATCTGGTTAGAAGAAAGACACGAGTTTGATGATAGTTTACCTCGCATCTATGAGGAAGTCACAGGCGAACCTTTCAAAGATCCGCGTCCTGGTGCTGGTAGTAGTCTGCTAGGCGGCGATGAATGGGCTGTGCTAGAGGAAATCTGCGACGACGATAAGATGCACTTGGAACTCATGGCGAAGCTGCTAGACACAGAACGCCAGTATCGCAAGAAGTCTCGCCGCGTCGGTATATATGAGACTCTAGAGAAATGCTTTGAGACGAGTTCGCGATCGCCTGAAGAAGCCATTAAAAACGCCCACTTAAAACGTGATTTAAAAACCGCAGTTGGTAAAGGCGACGTTGACAAGGTAAAGCAGCTGACTTTGGGGGATGCGGTGGATGAAGATAACAGTGAACCCGTCAAACAGGAAACTTGGGGAAGTTTTAAATTTCCAGCCAGGAATTTAGACGATGGAGATTAACTGGTTTAACTGGTTCCCAGGCTGAGCGTGGGAACCCTTTACTAGAGGCTCTGCCAAATAATTGAATTTCCGGACGCTCCGCCTCCTGAGTGCATTCCCAGTCTCAGACTGGGAACGAGAAATATAAAACATAACCATGATTTTTCTTGAACTTGTACTGCAAAATTTTGGTTCTTATAGCGGACGACAAATTATCAACCTTCGTCCCATCGTTGATGACAATTCGCGTCGTCCAATTATCTTATTAGGTGGAATGAATGGCGGCGGAAAAACTACCTTCATGGATGCCATTCGTCTCGCGCTTTATGGACATCGCGCCCAATGTTCCACAAGGGGCAACTTGAGTTATAGTGATTTTCTCACACAATGCGTTAACAGCCACGCTCCGCCAATTGAAGACACTCGCGTAGAGTTGCTTTTTGAACATATCGAAAACGACAAACCAGTAAAATATAGGATTATCCGCTGTTGGACAAAAGACCCAAAAGACGGTAAAGATAACTTAGGTATTTTTGAAAAAGATGAAGATTGGCCCTCTGGCTTAGCTAATATTTGGGACGAGTACATTGAAAATCTGCTGCCATTAGGCATCTCTAATTTGTTTCTCTTTGACGGCGAACGAGTTAAAGAACTCGCAGAACAAGAAGTACCTCCACCTATTGTAGTTGATGCCATTAGCGGACTTTTAGGTTTAGAACTAGCTGAACGTTTATCAATAGATTTAGAAATATTAGTCAACCGCAAACGCAAAGCAATCGCTGATATCCAAGACCTAGCAAACTTAGAGGAACTTGAACAAAAACTCAAATTTCAACAAGAAGAATATCAAGTAACCGAGAATCAGCTAAAAGACCTTAAAGATGACTTGGAAGAAGCCGAAAAAAAGCAGCAAGAAGCATTTGATAAATTCATTACAGAAGGAGGTAAAATTGCCGGAGAACGTAGCCAGCTAGATAAACAGCGTCAGCAAAAAACAGTGGAAGCTGATGAAGCTCGTCAAGGTATGTGTGACTTAGCAGCAGATGTTTTACCGCTAGCGTTGATTGAACCTTTACTTACTCAGGCACAAACTCAAGCAGAAAAAGAATTTCGCATTCAACAGGCACAAATTGCACGGGATATATTATTTGAACGGGATAAGCGCCTGCTGAATTGGATTAGCCAGGTGGGTATTTCAGAAGAAAAAATTGAAAAAATTAAAGCTTTTCTCGACCAAGATATAGATACATTGAATTCACATTTTATCCAGCCTGAAGAATTGTGGTTATTAGCTGATGCTGAAAGCTTGAGCCAACTGGGTAATATCCTTTACTACTTGCAAAATGCTAAAAATCTCGCTCGTCAGCAAATAGGAATTATTAAAAATAAAGAGGAAGATATTATAAGGCTGGAAAGACAAATACAGACTGCTGCATCACCCGAAGATTATAATCATCTGCTTGTAGCACTTAAAGAAGCACAAAATAAAGTTGCTGAAGCTAAGGCGGCATATGAAACAGCCAATCATCGTTTAGTTGAATTAGACGCTGCGATCGCTAAGTTTAAAAAGGACTTAAAACAGTATACTGAGCAAAATATTGATCGGAAAAATAACGAGCATATTATTGCTGCATCTGCTAAAGTTCAAGAAACACTCAAGGTTTTCCGCGAACGATTGACGTTGAGAAAACTCAATAAATTAGAAGTTGAGGTGACAGAGTGTTTCCGTTATCTCCTGCACAAATCCGATTTAGTGCATCGCGTGGCAATTGACACCAACAGCTTCAGCCTTTCTCTTTACGATTTACAAGGTAAACTTGTTCCTAAACATCGCCTTTCAGCAGGAGAAAAACAACTACTAGCCATTAGTTTCTTGTGGGGATTAGCGCGGGTTTCTGGACGGAATTTACCAGTGGCAATTGATACGCCTCTCGGACGTTTAGATTCCTCACACAGAGCTAATTTGGTAGAAAGATACTTTCCCGCAGCCAGTCATCAGGTAATATTACTTTCTACTGATACTGAGATAGGAAAAAATGAGTTTCATAAATTGCACGAAAATGAAGCGATCGCTCGTGAATATCTCTTAAAATACGACTCCGGTAAGCAGCAGACAGTAATAGAACCAGGTTATTTCTGGGAGTAATCCAACCTCCCGCCGTCTTATCCAACCGAGTCCTGCTAACCTGCCATTGGCTACAAAATTAAACAGAAGAAGCGGGTTTGAAACCCGCCTCTGAAACCTTATTTGAGTACGTTTGGGTAAATTCCCTATGTCACCATTATTGACTCGCTCACCATAACTGTGCAATCTATCAAGTCATTTTTTGCACAATCTTTAAGAACTCCTGCTTAAATGTAAAGAATATACCAGCGATGTCCCAAAGGGACGACCCTTTTGAGGGGTTCGCACTTAATTAACTCAGCTTCCCCCATAAGCGGGAGCGCCACCACTCTCATAAGCATATCTCTCTTCTTTTACTACAGCCGAGCCGCTTTCTTATGGAACCACCATTTGACAGAATTAAACTTTCTCAAACTGCCAAAGAACAGCTTACTAAGCTAAAGCGCAGTACTAAAATAGAGCAGTGGAATATCCTTTGTCGCTGGGCGTTTTGTCGTTCTCTCTGCGAACCAAGTATTCCTTCACCAGTGCCAATTCCTGCTGATAGCAATGTCGAGATGACTTGGCGCGTCTTTGGCGGAGAAATGTCTGATATTTTGTTAATCGCCCTGAAACAACGCTGTCACAATGATGGCTTAGGTACTGAACGAGAAACTTTAGCTAATCAATTTCGCCTCCATTTGCATCGCGGAATTGGTTATTTAGCTGGAGATCCAAATATTAA comes from the Microcoleus sp. FACHB-831 genome and includes:
- a CDS encoding HNH endonuclease; this translates as MNGTNPGQELRNFLKELYPHNYNNTDFNEVKFFISEIDSALIANGEFSKIVYESSINYMLRRFINTAEYLKRKYESDEFPAQKFVEELRRFITEATCIPKDKTEKLLALLQACLQSKGRKVKPPRKKRLLKEYQAKNELRCYICGKYLNEQESEIEHIWPRTMGGATEDFNLKISCSICNDKKQHYIDASDFHYEQICLVSDKSDENFSKEMKKEYRIAVWAKSDYSCTVCGEPASIVGTLNFGRINPDDSWHFLNTEAYCDEHTPE
- a CDS encoding DGQHR domain-containing protein, yielding MNDSAFDPTADVPSEYQEGEMKDQQILAVLLENYLGRNDQIFVQKTEMGGIEAYVGSVTLEWFANRVNFASCLPLLQKKYNPETGNIEIDADSIDEIQQRPLDWSRQAPLVQYLAARKNHKFPPVLVVINQPWVDDPKAAEWDSQRRATKSTTEFTPLDKDGKVGLLNLSEADVTVYALDGQHRLMGVQGLMELIRTGKLQRYKKDKTPYDTFITLADLIEKYQVEPAYLQSLPKEKIGIEFICAIAAGETREQARRRVRSLFVHVNLMATPLSKGQLAQLNEDDGFSIVARKIAVTHPLLQQHSDRKPRVNWNSATVAAKSTVLTTLQALKEMSERYLGQKFPHWKPLEKGLIAMRPEDEELKEGIEDFQKLFDNLANLPSYQILEEMDTPELRRFSFEKDGGEGNMLFRPVGQVALVQALGILVFRKGLSLEDIFKKLRKFDLEGGFSGMEYPQSMWYGVLYDPNKKRVQVSGRDLAARLVVYILGGIQDQMERAELRKALADARTIEKQTMGFDGKFVEPKAVGLPPVL
- the dndC gene encoding DNA phosphorothioation system sulfurtransferase DndC: MATTQQQENKNQPARTVAELVDDIQALTTEIQELYCLDEIPWCVGYSGGKDSSATLQLIWNAIASLPPEKRTKTIYVITTDTLVENPIVAAWVRNSLKQMKSEAEAQELPFEPHLLQPEFKETFWVGLIGKGYPAPRGKFRWCTERLKINPSNRFIRDVIRSSGEAILVLGTRKAESTKRAFRMKKMEAQRVRDRLSPNMNLPNSLVYSPIEDWENDEVWIYLMQWENPWGYSNKDLFALYRGASADNECPLVVDTSTPSCGSSRFGCWVCTMVSQDKSLTAMIQNDEQKEWMQPLLDFRMELDAEENRERRDFRRRTGEVQLYERNLEGEISVEPIPGPYLKEAREDWLRKLLTVQTQIQRTAPENMRDITLITIEEMSEIRRIWLEERHEFDDSLPRIYEEVTGEPFKDPRPGAGSSLLGGDEWAVLEEICDDDKMHLELMAKLLDTERQYRKKSRRVGIYETLEKCFETSSRSPEEAIKNAHLKRDLKTAVGKGDVDKVKQLTLGDAVDEDNSEPVKQETWGSFKFPARNLDDGD
- the dndD gene encoding DNA sulfur modification protein DndD: MIFLELVLQNFGSYSGRQIINLRPIVDDNSRRPIILLGGMNGGGKTTFMDAIRLALYGHRAQCSTRGNLSYSDFLTQCVNSHAPPIEDTRVELLFEHIENDKPVKYRIIRCWTKDPKDGKDNLGIFEKDEDWPSGLANIWDEYIENLLPLGISNLFLFDGERVKELAEQEVPPPIVVDAISGLLGLELAERLSIDLEILVNRKRKAIADIQDLANLEELEQKLKFQQEEYQVTENQLKDLKDDLEEAEKKQQEAFDKFITEGGKIAGERSQLDKQRQQKTVEADEARQGMCDLAADVLPLALIEPLLTQAQTQAEKEFRIQQAQIARDILFERDKRLLNWISQVGISEEKIEKIKAFLDQDIDTLNSHFIQPEELWLLADAESLSQLGNILYYLQNAKNLARQQIGIIKNKEEDIIRLERQIQTAASPEDYNHLLVALKEAQNKVAEAKAAYETANHRLVELDAAIAKFKKDLKQYTEQNIDRKNNEHIIAASAKVQETLKVFRERLTLRKLNKLEVEVTECFRYLLHKSDLVHRVAIDTNSFSLSLYDLQGKLVPKHRLSAGEKQLLAISFLWGLARVSGRNLPVAIDTPLGRLDSSHRANLVERYFPAASHQVILLSTDTEIGKNEFHKLHENEAIAREYLLKYDSGKQQTVIEPGYFWE
- the dndE gene encoding DNA sulfur modification protein DndE, encoding MEPPFDRIKLSQTAKEQLTKLKRSTKIEQWNILCRWAFCRSLCEPSIPSPVPIPADSNVEMTWRVFGGEMSDILLIALKQRCHNDGLGTERETLANQFRLHLHRGIGYLAGDPNIKKIEDLVAVAMEIKS